Proteins from a genomic interval of Cupriavidus sp. WKF15:
- a CDS encoding putative colanic acid biosynthesis acetyltransferase, whose amino-acid sequence MKAEALGSARHAGNAVIPLDRAGKGNYVRRRSLPLEAVWFVLEATIINNPLMPFSALRVGLLRLFGARIGRGCRMVHPMRVKAPWNLEVGDACWFGVDCWIYNQAPIRIGSHVCISQGAFLTAGSHALDTNMDLMVAPIVIEDGAWITAGCVVQKGVTIGRSTVVTPLSVVHHSLPAGGVYGGNPCRFIRPRFAGSAVPSWRDCGI is encoded by the coding sequence ATGAAAGCTGAGGCGCTCGGGTCGGCCCGCCACGCGGGCAACGCCGTCATACCGCTCGACCGCGCGGGCAAGGGCAACTATGTCAGGCGCCGCAGCCTCCCACTCGAAGCCGTCTGGTTCGTGCTCGAAGCAACCATCATAAACAACCCGCTCATGCCCTTCTCCGCCCTGCGGGTCGGACTGCTGCGGCTGTTCGGCGCGCGCATCGGGCGCGGCTGCCGGATGGTCCATCCGATGCGCGTGAAGGCACCGTGGAACCTGGAGGTGGGCGATGCGTGCTGGTTCGGCGTCGACTGCTGGATCTACAACCAGGCGCCGATCCGCATTGGCTCGCACGTCTGCATCTCGCAGGGCGCCTTCCTCACTGCCGGCTCGCACGCGCTGGACACGAACATGGACTTGATGGTCGCCCCGATCGTGATCGAGGACGGCGCGTGGATCACTGCCGGGTGCGTGGTGCAGAAGGGCGTCACGATCGGACGCTCGACGGTGGTGACACCGCTGTCCGTGGTGCACCACTCGCTGCCAGCCGGCGGCGTCTACGGCGGAAATCCGTGCCGCTTCATCCGCCCGCGCTTTGCCGGCAGCGCCGTGCCGTCCTGGCGCGACTGCGGCATCTGA
- a CDS encoding acyltransferase, with the protein MGNFGISGKQTHQGASAGRAIELDFVRGLAIIMVMGMHFHTVSAGHPVLAWIEYPLKNFGREGVNLFFTLSGFLVGGLLLRQYSQEGRIDAWRFIVRRIFKIWPAYYALIVFHVVAGRHPTSTFLYQNLTHLQNYLGSSIAQTWSLAVEEHFYLLLPALLLLLARWRAGAPAILWTLGLTCVVVLAARCAAVAHGNLEAAAAYTQYRIDSLLIGVMLATVYWMQPAYYRALARRRALLVALVLALVVWLAWLQPILQMEEGIGYTIQAIGFAVLIVLALEYSGDLRRSAVYRVVAWIGVYSYGIYLWHSVALAPGELFIRKATGIGLPVAVTWAAALAIQFVIAIGAGYLTTRAIEFPFLRLREALFPAQRKLQAPVAPTLPNERPAA; encoded by the coding sequence ATGGGCAACTTCGGAATTTCCGGCAAGCAGACCCATCAGGGCGCAAGCGCGGGCCGCGCGATCGAGCTCGACTTCGTGCGCGGGCTGGCCATCATCATGGTGATGGGCATGCATTTCCACACCGTCAGCGCGGGCCATCCGGTACTGGCATGGATCGAGTATCCGCTGAAGAATTTCGGCCGCGAGGGCGTCAACCTGTTCTTCACGCTGAGCGGCTTTCTCGTTGGCGGGCTGCTGCTGCGCCAGTATTCGCAGGAAGGCCGCATCGACGCGTGGCGCTTTATCGTGCGGCGCATCTTCAAGATCTGGCCGGCCTACTATGCGCTGATTGTCTTCCACGTCGTGGCCGGGCGGCACCCCACCAGCACCTTTCTCTACCAGAACCTGACGCATCTGCAGAACTACCTGGGCTCGTCCATCGCCCAGACATGGAGCCTGGCCGTCGAGGAACATTTCTACCTGCTGTTGCCGGCCCTGCTGCTCCTGCTGGCGCGCTGGCGCGCCGGTGCACCGGCGATCCTGTGGACGCTGGGACTGACCTGCGTCGTCGTGCTCGCCGCGCGTTGCGCCGCCGTCGCCCATGGCAACCTTGAAGCCGCGGCGGCCTACACGCAGTACCGCATCGACAGCCTGCTGATCGGCGTCATGCTCGCCACGGTCTACTGGATGCAGCCGGCCTACTACCGCGCGCTGGCCCGGCGGCGCGCACTGCTGGTGGCGCTGGTACTCGCGCTGGTGGTGTGGCTGGCCTGGCTGCAGCCGATCCTGCAGATGGAAGAGGGTATCGGCTACACGATCCAGGCAATCGGCTTCGCCGTGCTGATCGTGCTGGCGCTGGAGTATTCCGGCGACCTGCGCCGCTCTGCGGTGTACCGCGTCGTGGCGTGGATCGGCGTGTACTCGTACGGCATCTACCTGTGGCACTCGGTAGCGCTCGCGCCGGGCGAGCTGTTCATCCGCAAGGCCACCGGAATTGGGCTGCCAGTCGCGGTGACGTGGGCGGCGGCGCTGGCCATTCAGTTCGTCATTGCCATCGGTGCGGGCTACCTCACCACGCGGGCGATCGAATTCCCGTTCCTGCGGCTGCGCGAGGCGCTGTTCCCCGCACAGCGCAAGTTGCAGGCACCCGTGGCGCCGACGCTGCCCAACGAGCGTCCGGCCGCCTGA
- a CDS encoding transposase, which yields MARYRQAFKDRAIARMLPPESASVEQVAAETGISPAALERWRASALHALAGDPSGSGAARLDMLVAVGGLDEQERLAWCLGKGVEPAALDHWRRLAAAALAADAGGQPFDSRHERDQRRIRELERELRRKEQALAEAATLLVLPGKPVLRHEPDAG from the coding sequence GTGGCGAGATACCGGCAAGCGTTCAAGGACCGTGCCATCGCGCGCATGCTGCCGCCCGAGAGTGCCAGCGTGGAGCAGGTGGCGGCGGAAACCGGCATTTCGCCGGCGGCACTGGAGCGATGGCGGGCCTCTGCCCTGCACGCATTGGCGGGCGACCCGTCGGGCTCGGGCGCGGCGCGCCTCGACATGCTGGTGGCGGTCGGCGGGCTGGACGAACAGGAGCGGCTGGCATGGTGCCTCGGCAAGGGCGTGGAGCCGGCCGCGCTCGACCACTGGCGCCGGCTCGCGGCCGCGGCCCTCGCGGCGGATGCCGGGGGCCAGCCGTTCGACAGCCGGCACGAGCGCGATCAGCGGCGCATACGCGAACTGGAGCGCGAGCTGCGGCGCAAGGAACAGGCGCTGGCCGAGGCGGCGACGCTGCTGGTGCTGCCGGGCAAGCCGGTGCTGCGGCATGAGCCGGACGCAGGCTGA